In one Vulgatibacter incomptus genomic region, the following are encoded:
- a CDS encoding TIGR03013 family XrtA/PEP-CTERM system glycosyltransferase, giving the protein MARFLNHSYPGRKALLFCVEQAVILAMALLGAAAAAAAMTGSMAEAEVAGPLLGGRAMLDRVLGGAAIPFIAAVIARVGRAAPWALVTTACCAASFYAADLYDLRTAIADRAHGGRRIAVALLAAAAILGIASIRGGSEQRALALGAIGAAALSAIALRSVLPALVGRPRRVLVAGAGPAAARLARTMIDEAEDRLEILGFVPFAGERPDVSPERLVDAGDGLASAATRLRADWIVIAAADDRGAVPIRELVDARAAGIVCLGADAVLERLLQRIPVDALRPSFLAYSSGFRTTSLRRFAKRSLDVAGSLAGLLLAAPILAVAGIAIRLDSKGPVFYRQTRVGARGRTFELVKLRTMRLDAEAPGAPRWASEDDPRVTRVGWILRKARVDEIPQLVAVLRGEMSLVGPRPERPYFVRELEAKIPWYGLRTTVQPGITGWAQLRYPYGASVEDARRKLEYDLYYVKNGSLFLDLAIVFHTVRHVLTGRGAR; this is encoded by the coding sequence ATGGCGCGATTTCTCAATCACTCGTACCCCGGACGAAAGGCCCTGCTGTTCTGCGTGGAGCAGGCCGTGATCCTCGCGATGGCGCTCCTGGGCGCCGCTGCCGCCGCCGCGGCGATGACCGGATCGATGGCGGAAGCGGAGGTCGCGGGCCCGCTCCTGGGTGGGAGGGCGATGCTCGACCGCGTCCTGGGCGGCGCGGCGATCCCATTCATCGCCGCGGTGATCGCGCGCGTGGGACGCGCGGCCCCGTGGGCGCTCGTGACCACGGCGTGCTGCGCCGCATCCTTCTACGCGGCGGACCTCTACGATCTCCGGACCGCGATCGCCGACAGGGCGCACGGAGGGCGGAGGATCGCGGTGGCGCTCCTCGCCGCGGCTGCGATCCTCGGGATCGCGTCGATCCGCGGAGGGTCCGAGCAGCGTGCGCTGGCCCTCGGCGCCATCGGCGCTGCGGCCCTCTCGGCGATCGCGCTGCGGAGCGTCCTGCCCGCGTTGGTCGGAAGGCCCAGGCGCGTGCTCGTGGCCGGCGCAGGTCCAGCGGCGGCCCGGCTCGCGCGGACGATGATCGACGAGGCGGAGGATCGCCTCGAGATCCTGGGCTTCGTGCCCTTCGCCGGGGAGCGGCCCGACGTGAGCCCCGAGCGGCTCGTGGACGCCGGCGACGGGCTGGCCTCCGCGGCCACGCGCCTCCGCGCGGACTGGATCGTGATCGCGGCCGCAGACGATCGCGGCGCGGTCCCCATCCGGGAGCTCGTCGACGCCAGGGCCGCGGGGATCGTCTGCCTCGGAGCCGACGCGGTCCTCGAGCGACTCCTGCAGCGGATCCCGGTGGACGCCCTGCGCCCCTCCTTCCTGGCGTACTCGAGCGGGTTCCGGACCACCTCCCTGAGGCGCTTCGCCAAGCGGAGCCTCGACGTGGCGGGATCCCTCGCGGGTCTCCTCCTCGCCGCGCCGATCCTCGCCGTTGCGGGCATCGCCATCCGGCTCGACTCGAAGGGCCCTGTCTTCTACCGCCAGACGCGAGTCGGGGCCCGGGGGCGGACCTTCGAGCTCGTGAAGCTGCGCACCATGAGGCTGGACGCGGAGGCGCCCGGCGCTCCCCGCTGGGCCAGCGAGGACGATCCCCGCGTCACGCGTGTGGGGTGGATCCTGCGCAAGGCCCGGGTCGACGAGATCCCCCAGCTCGTCGCCGTGCTGCGCGGGGAGATGTCGCTCGTGGGTCCCCGGCCGGAGCGTCCGTACTTCGTTCGGGAGCTCGAGGCGAAGATCCCGTGGTACGGCCTGCGGACCACCGTCCAGCCCGGAATCACGGGATGGGCCCAGCTCCGCTACCCCTACGGCGCGAGCGTGGAGGATGCGCGACGCAAGCTCGAGTACGACCTCTACTACGTGAAGAACGGCTCGCTCTTCCTCGACCTCGCGATCGTCTTTCACACGGTGAGACACGTTCTTACCGGAAGGGGGGCAAGGTAG
- the glmS gene encoding glutamine--fructose-6-phosphate transaminase (isomerizing), translating into MGYIGEREAGPILVEGLRRLEYRGYDSVGVAFHEGERLSIRKGQGRLAALGSALAAAGGTARKGIGHTRWATHGRPSDENAHPHADCTGNVAVVHNGIIENYRALREGLIARGCAFRSGTDSEVLAHLIEHELVRCGGDLEKALKEALRRVEGSFAVAVMAAHERSRIVAARRGSPLIVGLGDRERFVASDIPALLPFTRDQLILGEGEVASIHGDHIEITELLNGRRVERRPERVPYTAEEAEKGGFPHFMLKEIHQQPHAIADTFAGRLAAGTLQQELGIGTDEARAIRRIDMIACGTSWHSALIGRRLFEEFAGIPASAEIASEYRYRPRPTEEGTYALAITQSGETADTIAALRATREAGARTGAICNVVGSTVAREADGVLYTRAGPEISVASTKAFTTQVTALLLMALTLGRLRGRLDPARAGQLSEALVKAPEKIAGLLGRMAAPLQALAREKANSNDFLYLGRGYGYPLALEGALKLKEISYIHAEGYPSGELKHGPIALISKGLPVVAIAPNDSLRDKVLSNLEEVKARDGTVIAVGTEGDADLASLADHAVWIPPVEPAIVPLYASLPLQLFAYFMAVERGCDVDQPRNLAKSVTVE; encoded by the coding sequence ATGGGCTACATCGGTGAGCGGGAGGCGGGGCCGATCCTGGTCGAGGGGCTCCGCCGCCTGGAATACAGGGGCTACGACAGCGTCGGTGTGGCGTTTCACGAGGGCGAACGCCTCTCGATCCGGAAGGGGCAGGGACGCCTCGCCGCGCTCGGATCTGCGCTCGCGGCTGCCGGCGGAACGGCGCGCAAGGGGATCGGGCACACGAGGTGGGCCACACACGGGCGGCCCTCCGACGAGAACGCCCACCCCCACGCCGATTGCACGGGCAACGTCGCCGTCGTTCACAACGGCATCATCGAGAACTACCGCGCGCTGCGCGAGGGGCTGATCGCCCGCGGCTGCGCCTTTCGCAGCGGCACCGACAGCGAGGTCCTCGCCCATCTGATCGAGCACGAGCTGGTGCGCTGCGGAGGCGACCTCGAGAAGGCGTTGAAGGAGGCCCTCCGCCGGGTGGAGGGGAGCTTCGCGGTCGCGGTGATGGCGGCCCACGAGAGGTCCCGCATCGTCGCGGCGAGGCGCGGCTCGCCCCTCATCGTCGGCCTCGGCGACAGGGAGCGCTTCGTCGCGAGCGATATCCCGGCGCTCCTCCCGTTCACGCGCGATCAGCTCATCCTCGGCGAGGGGGAGGTCGCGTCGATCCACGGCGATCACATCGAGATCACGGAGCTCCTCAACGGCCGGCGCGTGGAGCGCCGCCCGGAGCGCGTGCCGTACACCGCGGAGGAGGCCGAGAAGGGCGGCTTCCCCCACTTCATGCTCAAGGAGATCCACCAGCAGCCCCACGCGATCGCGGACACCTTCGCAGGCAGGCTCGCCGCCGGGACACTCCAGCAGGAGCTGGGCATCGGAACGGATGAGGCCCGCGCGATCCGCCGGATCGACATGATCGCCTGTGGCACGAGCTGGCACTCCGCGTTGATCGGCCGGCGCCTCTTCGAGGAGTTCGCGGGGATCCCGGCGTCCGCCGAGATCGCGTCCGAGTACCGCTACCGTCCCCGCCCGACCGAGGAAGGGACCTATGCCCTGGCGATCACCCAGTCCGGCGAGACGGCCGACACCATCGCGGCCCTCCGCGCCACGCGCGAAGCGGGCGCGAGGACGGGCGCGATCTGCAACGTCGTCGGGAGCACCGTGGCCCGGGAGGCCGATGGAGTGCTCTACACGAGGGCGGGGCCGGAGATCTCGGTGGCCTCCACCAAGGCGTTCACCACCCAGGTGACCGCGCTCCTCCTCATGGCCCTCACCCTTGGGCGCCTGCGAGGTCGCCTCGACCCGGCGCGGGCGGGGCAGCTCAGCGAGGCGCTGGTGAAGGCCCCGGAGAAGATCGCGGGCCTCCTCGGCCGAATGGCCGCGCCGCTCCAGGCCCTCGCCCGCGAGAAGGCGAATTCGAACGACTTCCTCTACCTGGGCCGAGGCTACGGCTATCCGCTCGCACTCGAGGGGGCGCTCAAGCTCAAGGAGATCTCGTACATCCACGCGGAGGGCTATCCGTCCGGCGAGCTCAAGCACGGCCCGATCGCGCTGATCTCGAAGGGGCTCCCGGTGGTGGCGATCGCGCCGAACGACTCGCTGCGCGACAAGGTGCTCTCCAACCTCGAAGAGGTGAAGGCGCGGGACGGAACGGTGATCGCGGTGGGGACCGAGGGTGACGCCGACCTCGCGAGCCTCGCCGATCACGCCGTCTGGATCCCGCCGGTGGAGCCCGCGATCGTGCCGCTCTACGCCTCGCTGCCCTTGCAGCTCTTTGCGTACTTCATGGCGGTGGAGAGGGGCTGCGACGTCGACCAGCCCCGCAACCTGGCGAAGAGCGTGACGGTCGAGTAA
- a CDS encoding gluconeogenesis factor YvcK family protein, whose amino-acid sequence MEGLAEVRQEGRPRRVERQDPPLDLGSPRTIRVVAIGGGTGLPMLLQGLARFSRRATALGPFEITAIVAVSDDGGSSGRLRRENGVLPPGDIRNCLVALADVRRRSIARLFGFRFGAGRGLRGHSLGNLLITALTSLEGDFLSAVERAGRMLGCQGRILPATLEPVHLIGRLSDGSRIVGERTFDRRRSSPIERVELAPGAPPASPGVLEAIRQADAIVLGPGSLYSSVISNLLVAGVADAIRQSSAVRILVQNLMTQPGETDDLDAAGHVRAVLRHAGDVADFLLVDRGRSHPRELLDRYARRGQVPVVLDESLVLSQGVIPIGAELAAKRGRIRHDPDKVAAAVLGLVLQAREA is encoded by the coding sequence ATGGAGGGGCTGGCGGAAGTTCGGCAGGAGGGCCGCCCGAGGCGCGTCGAGCGGCAGGACCCGCCACTCGACCTCGGGAGCCCCCGTACGATCCGGGTGGTCGCGATCGGGGGAGGCACGGGCCTCCCCATGCTGCTGCAAGGCCTGGCGCGGTTTTCGCGGCGGGCGACGGCCCTGGGGCCCTTCGAGATCACAGCGATCGTGGCGGTCAGCGACGACGGCGGATCCTCCGGCAGGCTCCGGAGGGAGAACGGGGTCCTCCCTCCTGGCGACATCCGCAACTGCCTGGTTGCGCTCGCCGACGTCCGGCGCCGCTCCATCGCGAGGCTCTTCGGCTTCCGCTTCGGCGCCGGGAGGGGCCTGCGCGGCCACTCGCTCGGCAACCTGCTCATCACCGCGCTGACGTCGCTGGAGGGCGACTTCCTCTCGGCGGTCGAACGCGCCGGCCGGATGCTCGGCTGCCAGGGGCGGATCCTCCCTGCGACGTTGGAGCCGGTGCACCTGATCGGGCGCCTCTCGGACGGGAGCCGGATCGTCGGCGAGCGCACCTTCGACCGCAGGCGTTCGAGCCCGATCGAGCGGGTCGAGCTCGCGCCCGGCGCGCCACCCGCCTCGCCCGGCGTCCTCGAGGCGATCCGGCAGGCGGACGCGATCGTGCTCGGGCCAGGGAGCCTCTACTCGAGCGTGATCTCCAACCTGCTGGTGGCCGGCGTGGCCGACGCCATCCGACAGAGCTCGGCGGTGCGGATCCTGGTCCAGAACCTGATGACCCAACCTGGCGAGACGGACGACCTGGACGCGGCCGGGCACGTCCGCGCCGTGCTCCGCCACGCAGGAGACGTCGCGGACTTCCTTCTCGTGGATCGGGGTCGCTCGCACCCGCGCGAGCTCCTGGATCGCTACGCGCGACGCGGCCAGGTCCCGGTGGTCCTCGACGAGAGCTTGGTTCTCTCACAAGGAGTGATTCCTATCGGCGCGGAGCTCGCCGCGAAGCGGGGGCGGATCCGGCACGATCCGGACAAGGTTGCGGCCGCGGTCCTGGGGCTCGTGCTCCAGGCCCGCGAGGCATAG
- a CDS encoding CpsD/CapB family tyrosine-protein kinase produces MDAKALRSNPADTLELVDPRVVSLTDPSGAAAEQFRMLHLRLDRARENRPISVVALTSAVSGEGKSITAANLAACAARRGRRAALVDCDFRRPAVARLFGVDSSDGLSSLLAGKTKLAQSLRKGPFGLDILPAGENPEDPGSLFAGRSFTALLEELRGGHEEIYLDLPPILPFADALVAAGTADGVVVVVRNGGTPAEQVGEAVNALAGLPLLGCVLTACGEGAAAYRKYYARK; encoded by the coding sequence ATGGACGCCAAGGCACTTCGAAGCAACCCGGCAGACACGCTCGAGCTCGTGGATCCGCGGGTCGTCTCGCTGACCGATCCCTCGGGCGCCGCCGCAGAGCAGTTCCGGATGCTCCACCTGCGTCTCGACCGCGCCCGTGAGAACCGGCCGATCTCCGTGGTCGCCCTCACGTCCGCCGTCTCGGGCGAGGGGAAGTCCATCACGGCCGCGAACCTGGCGGCGTGCGCGGCGCGCAGGGGCAGGCGCGCGGCCCTCGTGGACTGCGACTTCCGCAGACCCGCCGTTGCGCGCCTCTTCGGCGTCGACTCGAGCGACGGTCTCTCGTCGCTGCTGGCCGGAAAGACGAAGCTCGCGCAGTCCCTTCGCAAGGGCCCCTTCGGCCTCGACATCCTCCCGGCTGGCGAGAATCCCGAGGACCCCGGGAGCCTCTTCGCCGGCAGGAGCTTCACGGCTCTCCTCGAGGAGCTCCGCGGGGGCCACGAGGAGATCTACCTGGACCTCCCGCCGATCCTCCCCTTCGCCGACGCGCTCGTGGCGGCGGGGACGGCGGACGGCGTGGTCGTGGTGGTCCGCAACGGCGGGACGCCGGCGGAGCAGGTGGGAGAGGCGGTGAACGCCCTCGCGGGACTTCCGCTGCTGGGTTGTGTGCTCACCGCCTGCGGCGAAGGGGCCGCGGCCTACCGGAAATACTACGCGCGCAAGTAG
- a CDS encoding GumC family protein produces the protein MEPGRDKSLSMEQLLVGLWHHRLLVAGCVGAALFVGALYVALKPTRYTATTVVRVEAQFLPERYVSPTVTEQIQQRLATVRHEMLSPKVLEKVIVEQDLFAGLRASDGMNAALQAMRASIEVKVEGENAFVLAYSARTPQEAATVANRLPEVYALIALEERAEAAERVASIFSAELERIRPQAEAFEARLVQFKADHAHELPEVLESNLRQLDRLNGLMETTLASLSDAQRRRTALARYGLESSVEVTRLAAAMNDARRELSSLQSIYTPDHPEVVSANRAWLTAKARFDKAAEAGSRGDSEQARIDSEIRWLKDVALSYQQRIDDILTRVEKTPAVGTELSVINRDYDVIREKYTTLLSRKVEAELAQDLERRQKTSLFRVLEPAMQPLTAAEPKAMSAMGIALLLGLGAGLAAGGWAASRDTSIRGVADARQRLGLQVLATVPSLEGRARR, from the coding sequence ATGGAACCAGGACGCGACAAGTCGCTCTCGATGGAGCAGCTCCTCGTGGGGCTGTGGCATCACCGCCTCCTCGTCGCCGGCTGCGTCGGCGCGGCGCTCTTCGTCGGCGCGCTCTACGTCGCTCTCAAGCCGACCAGGTACACAGCGACCACGGTCGTGCGCGTGGAGGCGCAGTTCCTCCCCGAGCGCTACGTCTCGCCGACGGTGACCGAGCAGATCCAACAGCGCCTCGCCACCGTACGGCACGAGATGCTCTCTCCGAAGGTCCTCGAGAAGGTGATCGTGGAGCAGGATCTCTTCGCGGGTCTTCGGGCCTCGGATGGGATGAACGCCGCGCTCCAGGCGATGCGCGCGAGCATCGAGGTCAAGGTCGAGGGCGAGAACGCCTTCGTCCTCGCCTACTCGGCGAGGACGCCCCAGGAGGCGGCGACGGTCGCGAACCGCCTCCCCGAGGTCTACGCCCTGATCGCTCTCGAGGAGCGGGCCGAGGCGGCGGAGCGGGTCGCGTCGATCTTCAGCGCGGAGCTGGAGCGGATCCGTCCCCAGGCGGAGGCCTTCGAGGCCCGGCTGGTGCAGTTCAAGGCCGACCACGCGCACGAGCTTCCCGAGGTCCTCGAGTCGAACCTGCGCCAGCTCGACAGGCTCAACGGGCTCATGGAGACGACGCTGGCCTCGCTCTCCGACGCCCAGCGGCGCCGGACGGCCCTCGCCCGCTACGGCCTGGAGAGCAGCGTGGAGGTCACCCGGCTCGCGGCGGCCATGAACGACGCGAGGCGCGAGCTCTCGTCGCTCCAGTCGATCTACACCCCGGATCATCCGGAGGTCGTATCGGCGAATCGCGCGTGGCTCACTGCGAAGGCCCGCTTCGACAAGGCCGCCGAGGCCGGCTCTCGGGGAGACAGCGAGCAGGCTCGCATCGACAGCGAGATCCGGTGGCTGAAGGACGTGGCCCTAAGCTACCAGCAGCGGATCGACGACATCCTGACGCGGGTCGAGAAGACGCCCGCGGTGGGCACGGAGCTCTCGGTGATCAACCGCGACTACGACGTGATCCGCGAGAAGTACACCACGCTGCTCTCCCGGAAGGTGGAGGCGGAGCTGGCCCAGGACCTCGAGCGGCGGCAGAAGACCTCGCTCTTCCGCGTGCTCGAGCCGGCGATGCAGCCGCTCACCGCGGCGGAGCCCAAGGCGATGTCGGCCATGGGGATCGCGCTGCTCCTCGGGCTGGGCGCAGGGCTCGCCGCAGGCGGGTGGGCCGCGTCCCGAGACACCTCGATCCGGGGGGTGGCGGATGCGAGGCAGCGGCTCGGCTTGCAGGTCCTCGCGACCGTGCCGTCGCTGGAGGGCCGCGCCAGGCGGTGA
- a CDS encoding DUF4962 domain-containing protein, whose amino-acid sequence MPGAPPPSNVRQRALRLVAAAFVLLAGFPAAAASHPSLLFDRSEISTIRARLDGPLRPIRTALEAGIHYPYAGGNFPVTPDRNWIYFSDRRAIPDSMVAFAFGTIGLDPASSIAGEARTLAKNYLVGICNYPDWIFPETQDGPDPDLNSAHFLFGVSLAYDWLYDSLSESERQRCRDRVAVEGEKVYQAMRRNVWWMPEHLQNHNWINTSSLGMAALAFDGELSFSTQRWLDAAKENLDKVKYVIDLIEGGGWHEGTGYLHYGLDSLIPFSHALSRLRGGPDYADTRIVRDYPAMRRFMMPPAAAHRREYVLWGDFSGFENDNTLLPLFYAGRKYRDGQAMWYAQRFISGATNGRYDFSGWPPSQRGFLLSVLFYDETVAPTAPPAGGAAWNLDYYSKDLSLWESRSGWEDGGAMLTLKTGVYGGRGNWDRLRNDGWPGGYINFGHDHADDMGVHFFADGEWLTTRVPGYWIGRANGAPEANRTKYANSLLVDGQGQLGEGVRDCWMGSCTWFWDRVSSINLRGSTAHYSFAIGAGSKLYPSSMGLTAFGRSVLFLDRRIPVVRDVVRARSNKRFEIVYHAMDGASRDGSWIRLNGKNDRVLGVNVVSPAAFEVRTESQSLVHLDKFDSDGSMTAAMIRPATDTSDTVFLTALVPQRGSNWASGRPRIAAIDPSDPGRGLSLTGLEAGAQLDAVFNEDPGQTSAAAGLSVKGMAGVRKTVNGQVARVMLASGTSLSLDGTPWIEVAGDDPATVEAERNGYILDVTGDERPMRLYAPGATVVRLNGEPVSFSRNGDHVRILSGDTGGGAGGSGGNSGTGGNGGSGGSGGAGGAGGGAGCSAGGAGGNTGGEGGSGIDPGAGGDTGTDPGAGGDTGTDPGAGGDTGTDPGAGGDTGTDPGAGGDTGTDPGAGGDTGTDPGAGGDTGTDPGAGGDTGTDPGAGGDTGTDPGAGGHGGTDHGSGGNDGTDPGTGGAGGSIDGGGGTIDGGTGGQNPGPGDGGTTDHDGKGKKRRFGCDATAASQASPFAFAILALGIRNRRKPSQNA is encoded by the coding sequence ATGCCCGGAGCCCCGCCCCCTTCGAACGTCCGCCAGCGAGCCCTTCGCCTCGTCGCGGCGGCCTTCGTCCTCCTAGCCGGCTTCCCGGCAGCAGCGGCCAGCCACCCGAGCCTCCTCTTCGACCGCTCGGAGATCTCCACGATCCGGGCGCGCCTCGACGGCCCGCTCCGGCCGATTCGCACCGCCCTCGAGGCCGGGATCCACTACCCCTACGCCGGCGGCAACTTCCCGGTGACGCCGGATCGGAACTGGATCTATTTCTCCGATCGGCGCGCCATTCCCGACTCCATGGTGGCGTTCGCCTTCGGCACCATCGGCCTCGATCCAGCCTCCTCGATCGCGGGCGAGGCGCGGACCCTCGCGAAGAACTACCTCGTCGGGATCTGCAACTACCCGGACTGGATCTTCCCAGAGACCCAGGACGGCCCCGACCCGGACCTCAACTCCGCGCACTTCCTCTTCGGGGTCTCCCTCGCCTACGACTGGCTCTACGACTCCCTCTCCGAGAGCGAGCGCCAGCGGTGCCGCGATCGCGTCGCGGTGGAGGGCGAGAAGGTCTACCAGGCCATGCGTCGCAACGTCTGGTGGATGCCCGAGCACCTACAGAACCACAACTGGATCAACACGTCCTCCCTGGGCATGGCGGCCCTCGCGTTCGACGGCGAGCTCTCCTTCTCGACCCAGCGGTGGCTCGACGCCGCCAAGGAGAACCTCGACAAGGTGAAGTACGTCATCGACCTCATCGAGGGCGGAGGCTGGCACGAGGGTACCGGCTACCTCCACTACGGCCTCGACTCCCTCATCCCCTTCTCGCACGCGCTCTCGCGGCTCCGGGGAGGGCCCGACTACGCCGACACGCGGATCGTGCGCGACTACCCTGCCATGCGCCGCTTCATGATGCCTCCCGCTGCGGCCCATCGGCGCGAGTACGTGCTCTGGGGCGATTTCTCCGGCTTCGAGAACGACAACACCCTGCTCCCCCTCTTCTACGCGGGCCGCAAGTACCGCGACGGCCAGGCCATGTGGTACGCGCAGCGCTTCATCAGCGGCGCTACCAACGGACGCTACGATTTCAGCGGCTGGCCCCCCAGCCAGCGCGGCTTCCTCCTCTCCGTCCTCTTCTACGACGAGACCGTCGCGCCCACGGCTCCGCCCGCCGGCGGCGCGGCGTGGAACCTCGACTACTACTCGAAGGATCTCTCCCTCTGGGAGAGCCGCAGCGGCTGGGAGGATGGCGGCGCCATGCTCACGCTCAAGACCGGCGTCTACGGCGGCCGCGGCAACTGGGATCGGCTACGCAACGACGGCTGGCCCGGCGGGTACATCAACTTCGGCCACGACCACGCCGACGACATGGGCGTCCACTTCTTCGCCGACGGCGAGTGGCTCACCACGCGCGTCCCCGGATACTGGATCGGCCGAGCCAACGGCGCCCCGGAGGCCAACCGCACCAAGTACGCCAACTCCCTCCTCGTGGACGGCCAGGGCCAGCTCGGCGAGGGTGTCCGCGACTGCTGGATGGGCTCCTGCACCTGGTTCTGGGATCGCGTGAGCTCGATCAACCTCCGCGGCTCCACCGCCCACTACTCGTTCGCGATCGGCGCCGGAAGCAAGCTCTACCCGAGCTCGATGGGCCTCACCGCGTTCGGCAGGTCCGTGCTCTTCCTCGACCGCCGTATCCCCGTGGTCCGGGACGTGGTCCGCGCTAGGTCCAACAAGCGCTTCGAGATCGTCTACCACGCCATGGACGGCGCAAGCCGCGATGGCAGCTGGATTCGGCTGAACGGGAAGAACGATCGGGTGCTGGGAGTGAACGTCGTCTCCCCCGCGGCCTTCGAGGTGCGCACCGAGTCGCAGAGCCTCGTCCACCTCGACAAGTTCGATTCGGACGGGAGCATGACGGCGGCGATGATCCGGCCGGCGACGGACACCTCCGACACCGTGTTCCTCACCGCCCTCGTTCCGCAGCGAGGATCCAACTGGGCATCGGGGAGGCCGCGGATCGCCGCGATCGATCCCTCTGATCCGGGGCGCGGGCTCAGCCTCACCGGCCTCGAGGCGGGCGCGCAGCTCGACGCCGTCTTCAACGAGGATCCGGGCCAGACGAGCGCGGCGGCGGGCCTCTCGGTGAAGGGGATGGCCGGTGTGCGGAAGACCGTGAACGGCCAGGTCGCGCGGGTCATGCTCGCCTCCGGGACGTCGCTATCCCTCGACGGGACGCCGTGGATCGAGGTCGCCGGCGACGATCCCGCGACGGTCGAGGCGGAGCGGAACGGCTACATCCTCGACGTGACCGGCGACGAGCGCCCGATGCGCCTCTACGCGCCCGGCGCGACCGTTGTCCGCCTCAACGGCGAGCCGGTGAGCTTCTCACGCAACGGTGACCACGTCCGGATCCTCAGCGGAGACACGGGCGGCGGCGCCGGCGGCAGCGGTGGGAACAGCGGCACCGGTGGGAACGGCGGCAGCGGCGGTAGCGGTGGCGCCGGAGGCGCCGGCGGCGGAGCCGGTTGCAGCGCCGGAGGCGCGGGCGGAAACACCGGTGGTGAAGGCGGCAGCGGCATCGACCCCGGCGCTGGCGGCGACACCGGCACCGATCCTGGCGCAGGTGGCGACACCGGCACCGATCCAGGCGCGGGTGGCGATACCGGTACCGATCCCGGCGCAGGTGGCGACACCGGCACCGATCCCGGCGCTGGCGGCGACACAGGCACCGATCCCGGCGCTGGCGGCGACACCGGCACCGACCCGGGCGCTGGCGGCGACACCGGCACCGATCCCGGCGCGGGCGGCGACACCGGCACCGATCCCGGCGCCGGCGGCGACACCGGCACCGATCCCGGCGCCGGCGGCCACGGCGGGACCGACCACGGCTCCGGTGGCAATGACGGCACCGACCCGGGCACCGGCGGCGCTGGTGGCTCGATCGACGGAGGCGGCGGGACGATCGACGGCGGCACCGGCGGCCAGAACCCCGGCCCCGGCGACGGCGGAACGACCGATCACGATGGAAAGGGAAAGAAGCGAAGGTTCGGCTGCGACGCCACTGCCGCGAGCCAGGCCTCTCCGTTCGCCTTCGCCATCCTCGCCCTCGGGATCCGGAACCGGCGCAAGCCTTCGCAGAACGCGTAG
- a CDS encoding polysaccharide biosynthesis/export family protein, which produces MDWKRWTVLAAICLAGCASTQKTRLSEPEGPYRIGREDVVEVAVFQAPELSRTVPVRPDGKISLPLLGDVEVAGKSAQELADELRSKLEAVVQSPRVTVIIREINAARIYVIGEVVHPGAYPVRGNLDAIQALALAGGFGDFASRGRVLLIRKGPKGDERMVVDYDELVKNADSVIPRMMPGDTLYVP; this is translated from the coding sequence ATGGACTGGAAGCGCTGGACGGTGCTCGCCGCGATCTGCCTGGCGGGTTGTGCGTCGACCCAGAAGACCAGGCTCTCCGAGCCGGAGGGCCCGTACCGGATCGGTCGGGAAGACGTCGTCGAGGTCGCGGTCTTCCAGGCCCCCGAGCTCTCCCGCACCGTTCCCGTGAGGCCGGACGGAAAGATCTCCCTGCCGCTCCTCGGCGACGTGGAGGTGGCGGGCAAATCTGCCCAGGAGCTCGCAGACGAGCTGCGCTCGAAGCTCGAGGCGGTCGTGCAGTCGCCTCGCGTCACTGTGATCATCCGGGAGATCAACGCCGCTCGGATCTACGTGATCGGCGAGGTGGTGCATCCGGGGGCGTACCCCGTGAGGGGGAACCTGGATGCGATCCAGGCGCTGGCCCTCGCCGGCGGCTTCGGGGACTTCGCGAGCCGAGGCAGGGTCCTCCTCATCCGCAAGGGTCCGAAGGGCGATGAGCGGATGGTCGTCGACTACGACGAGCTGGTGAAGAACGCCGATTCGGTGATTCCGAGGATGATGCCGGGCGACACGCTCTACGTTCCGTGA